In one window of Cytophagaceae bacterium ABcell3 DNA:
- a CDS encoding CmpA/NrtA family ABC transporter substrate-binding protein: MKVIMYNIRNLLPLFLITLMLNGCGGGSETENVYTGTADIPETLLELEKDELKFGFIKLTDMVPLAIAKEKGFFEDEGLYVTLEAQANWKVLLDRVISGELDGAHMLAGQPIAASIGFGTKADVVTPFSMDLNGNGITVSNEVWELMKKNLPMEDGKPVHPIKADALLPVLEEYDDKGKKFKMGMVFPVSTHNYELRYWLAAAGIHPGLYTENDVTGTTNADVLLSVTPPPQMPATLESGTIDGYCVGEPWNQQAVVKGIGVPVVTDYEIWKNNPEKVFGVTKKWADEHPNTMIAVTKALIRAAKWLDANDGANREEAVRILSQSEYVGADYEVIAASMTGTYEYEKGDKRPLPDFNVFYKYDATYPFYSDCIWYLTQMRRWGQIGEAQTDDWYKETAKSVYLPDVWRKAAQALVEDGHLTPSELPETDGYRAPTDEFIDGILYDGKQPNAYLNKLEVGLKDEVL, encoded by the coding sequence ATGAAAGTAATTATGTACAACATCAGAAATCTTTTGCCTCTATTTTTAATAACCCTGATGCTCAACGGTTGTGGGGGCGGATCGGAAACTGAAAATGTGTATACAGGAACCGCTGATATTCCTGAAACCTTATTAGAACTTGAAAAAGATGAGTTGAAGTTTGGTTTTATCAAGCTTACGGATATGGTGCCGTTGGCAATTGCTAAAGAAAAAGGTTTTTTTGAAGATGAAGGCTTATATGTGACGCTGGAAGCACAGGCGAACTGGAAAGTGCTTTTGGATCGGGTTATTTCTGGCGAATTGGATGGTGCGCACATGCTGGCCGGTCAACCTATAGCGGCATCTATTGGCTTTGGTACCAAAGCAGATGTGGTTACACCTTTTAGTATGGACTTAAACGGAAATGGTATTACGGTTTCTAATGAAGTGTGGGAGCTAATGAAGAAAAACCTGCCTATGGAAGACGGTAAACCAGTGCATCCAATTAAGGCAGACGCTTTGCTCCCTGTGTTAGAGGAATATGATGATAAAGGTAAGAAGTTTAAGATGGGTATGGTTTTTCCGGTGTCAACGCATAACTACGAACTTCGCTACTGGTTGGCAGCCGCAGGAATTCACCCAGGACTTTATACAGAAAATGATGTTACAGGTACTACCAATGCGGATGTATTACTTTCTGTGACTCCACCACCACAAATGCCTGCTACGCTTGAATCTGGTACTATAGACGGATATTGTGTAGGGGAACCATGGAACCAGCAAGCTGTGGTCAAAGGTATTGGCGTTCCGGTGGTGACAGACTATGAAATATGGAAAAATAATCCTGAAAAGGTGTTTGGTGTGACCAAGAAATGGGCAGACGAACACCCAAATACGATGATAGCGGTGACTAAAGCACTGATCAGAGCGGCCAAATGGCTAGATGCTAACGATGGCGCTAATAGGGAAGAGGCGGTAAGAATTTTATCTCAATCTGAATACGTAGGGGCAGACTATGAGGTAATCGCTGCAAGTATGACCGGTACTTATGAGTATGAAAAAGGCGACAAAAGACCACTGCCTGATTTCAATGTATTTTACAAATATGATGCTACTTATCCATTTTATAGTGACTGTATTTGGTACTTGACCCAGATGAGAAGATGGGGACAGATAGGCGAAGCTCAAACGGATGACTGGTATAAGGAAACGGCGAAAAGCGTATACCTGCCTGATGTATGGAGAAAAGCAGCCCAGGCATTGGTTGAAGACGGTCACCTGACGCCATCAGAACTTCCTGAAACAGATGGTTACAGGGCACCAACGGATGAATTTATCGATGGTATCCTATATGACGGAAAGCAACCTAATGCATATTTGAATAAACTTGAGGTAGGGCTTAAAGATGAAGTTCTTTAA